Proteins from a single region of candidate division Zixibacteria bacterium HGW-Zixibacteria-1:
- a CDS encoding potassium transporter: MNKKTVFYVIGKLMIVMAGILLVPLAISFYYDFPESISHLFHDPEKIGFVISIILSALAGFTLATVFRSDKELEGIKEGFAIVTLGWVTLAFWGAIPFFVYFISGSGDCTFGLMIRCFTDAYFEICSGFTTTGATILNDIEIVPKGLLFWRSLTHWLGGMGIITLAIAIFPAMGVSGYHMFRGEVPGPTAERIQPRLAQTAAILWGVYALLSAIETGLLMFGGMDLFDALCHTFGTMATGGFSTRNASIGYYNSNYIDWVITIFMFLAGVNFLIHYRVLRGNFSDLKTNKEFVFYTSTILITIVVFTGILYWAGIKPTEKAAEHFQHQPRTFEHFGRHVASEEAKVATVYGSVRQSAFQVVSIVTTTGYGTADFDLWPDFCRFALLFLMFWGGCAGSTGGGMKMVRIMVVLKVGWRELKKMIKPHLVAPLKIGGISMDEQRVINIGAFFILFIVIFVACSLVMTLFIPDLVTSIATVAATMGNIGPGLNGVGSTQTYAWIPVPGKWVLIICMLLGRLEIFTILLALRPSFWQK, encoded by the coding sequence ATGAATAAGAAAACGGTCTTCTATGTTATCGGCAAGTTAATGATTGTCATGGCCGGAATCCTGCTGGTGCCGCTGGCGATTTCATTTTACTACGATTTTCCCGAGAGTATTTCACACCTGTTCCATGATCCCGAAAAGATCGGTTTTGTCATATCCATCATTCTTTCGGCGCTGGCCGGTTTTACGCTCGCGACAGTATTCAGGTCCGATAAAGAACTCGAGGGAATCAAGGAAGGCTTTGCCATTGTCACGCTGGGCTGGGTGACTCTGGCATTCTGGGGGGCAATACCGTTCTTTGTATATTTCATTTCGGGCTCGGGCGACTGCACGTTCGGCCTGATGATCCGTTGTTTCACCGATGCCTACTTCGAGATTTGCAGCGGTTTCACGACCACCGGGGCAACCATCCTGAACGATATCGAAATCGTTCCGAAGGGTCTGCTGTTCTGGCGGTCACTGACCCACTGGCTGGGCGGCATGGGTATTATCACGCTGGCCATCGCCATTTTCCCGGCCATGGGAGTCTCCGGGTACCATATGTTCAGGGGCGAGGTTCCCGGCCCGACAGCCGAGCGGATTCAACCGCGTCTGGCGCAGACAGCCGCGATACTGTGGGGGGTATATGCCCTGCTATCGGCGATAGAGACGGGACTGCTGATGTTTGGCGGCATGGATCTGTTCGACGCGCTGTGCCATACCTTCGGAACCATGGCCACAGGCGGTTTTTCCACCAGGAACGCGTCGATCGGCTATTATAACAGCAATTATATTGACTGGGTAATTACTATTTTCATGTTTCTGGCCGGAGTCAATTTCCTGATTCACTACCGGGTCCTGCGCGGCAATTTTTCCGATTTGAAAACAAATAAGGAATTCGTTTTTTATACATCGACCATCCTGATAACTATTGTTGTCTTCACCGGTATTCTTTACTGGGCCGGTATCAAGCCGACCGAAAAAGCGGCCGAACATTTTCAGCATCAGCCTCGCACATTTGAACATTTCGGGCGGCATGTGGCATCCGAGGAGGCCAAAGTGGCCACGGTTTACGGATCGGTACGCCAATCGGCCTTTCAAGTTGTTTCCATCGTTACTACAACCGGCTATGGTACGGCGGATTTCGATCTGTGGCCCGATTTCTGCCGTTTCGCCCTACTGTTTCTGATGTTCTGGGGTGGCTGCGCGGGCTCGACCGGCGGCGGTATGAAAATGGTCCGGATAATGGTAGTCCTCAAGGTCGGCTGGCGCGAATTGAAAAAAATGATCAAACCTCATTTAGTAGCGCCGCTGAAAATAGGCGGCATCAGTATGGATGAACAACGGGTGATAAATATCGGGGCCTTCTTTATCTTATTCATCGTTATTTTTGTGGCCTGCTCGCTGGTCATGACCTTATTCATTCCCGATCTGGTGACATCGATTGCAACGGTTGCGGCCACCATGGGGAATATCGGTCCCGGCCTTAACGGTGTCGGCTCGACTCAAACCTACGCCTGGATACCGGTGCCCGGCAAATGGGTGCTGATTATATGCATGCTGTTGGGAAGACTGGAAATATTTACGATTCTTCTGGCCCTGCGGCCGTCATTCTGGCAGAAATAG
- a CDS encoding Trk system potassium transporter TrkA, producing MKIIIVGGGVVGYSLAEHLVQGHHDISLIEVDSKACQDITERLDIKIICGSGSSPRLLEDAGIKGADMILAVTPIDELNILVCAIARQYKVPTRIARIRSNEFRSEDAGIDISEMGVTLVIDPESVLVDSITQFVETPGATDAANFQHGNVLMRGYTVTEEMSIAHKKLREIRQDTHDHPMLFIAIVREGKAVIPDGDYVVNPGDDIFGIFPRSSLDTYLGLFNRTRKDVDNVIISGDSLTAILLADALQKFVPKVVLVDPNADHARHAADILNNVEIIHGECTDSAILNEVYVRNAKFFIGVARETDYNIMSALLAKAEGAREVIAVSAEGQHDRLFTSIGIDHVIQPRLAIAREILEAINRGEIGRLTRIRDLDIEAIRITAGEGSPITGRPLQHVRSKIQKGSIIGTILRGDEMIIPDGNTIIEPGDQMILITYSKDVSRAKKLFKSR from the coding sequence ATGAAAATTATTATAGTCGGAGGCGGGGTCGTCGGTTATAGTCTGGCGGAGCATCTTGTGCAGGGCCATCACGATATCTCGCTGATAGAGGTTGACTCGAAAGCCTGTCAGGATATCACCGAACGGCTGGATATAAAGATAATTTGCGGCAGCGGCAGTTCTCCCCGGCTTCTGGAAGACGCCGGTATCAAGGGGGCCGACATGATATTGGCCGTAACGCCCATCGACGAACTCAATATTCTGGTCTGCGCCATCGCCCGGCAGTATAAAGTCCCGACCCGTATCGCGCGGATCCGCAGCAATGAGTTCCGCAGCGAGGATGCCGGCATCGATATCAGCGAAATGGGCGTGACCCTGGTGATCGATCCCGAGAGTGTTCTGGTTGATTCCATAACGCAATTTGTCGAGACGCCCGGCGCCACCGATGCGGCCAATTTCCAGCACGGGAATGTCTTGATGCGGGGCTATACGGTCACTGAAGAGATGTCGATTGCCCACAAAAAACTCCGTGAAATCCGCCAGGATACCCATGATCACCCCATGCTTTTTATCGCCATCGTTCGCGAGGGTAAAGCGGTGATTCCCGACGGCGATTATGTCGTCAATCCCGGTGATGACATTTTCGGGATTTTTCCGCGGTCGTCACTTGATACCTATCTCGGCCTGTTCAACAGAACCAGAAAGGATGTGGACAATGTCATTATCAGCGGCGACAGCCTTACCGCCATTCTGCTGGCGGACGCTCTTCAGAAATTTGTCCCCAAGGTGGTGCTGGTCGATCCTAATGCGGATCATGCCCGGCACGCCGCCGATATATTGAACAATGTCGAGATAATTCACGGTGAATGCACCGACTCGGCCATACTCAATGAAGTCTATGTCCGGAATGCCAAATTCTTTATCGGAGTGGCGCGGGAGACGGATTATAATATTATGTCGGCGCTTCTGGCCAAGGCGGAAGGCGCCCGCGAGGTGATCGCCGTTTCTGCCGAGGGTCAGCACGACCGGCTCTTTACATCGATCGGTATCGATCACGTCATCCAGCCGAGGCTGGCCATCGCCCGCGAGATTTTGGAAGCCATCAATCGCGGAGAGATCGGGCGGCTGACGAGAATCAGGGATCTCGACATCGAGGCCATTCGAATCACGGCGGGTGAAGGAAGCCCCATCACCGGCAGGCCGCTTCAGCACGTTCGCAGCAAAATTCAGAAAGGTTCGATCATCGGGACAATCCTGCGCGGCGATGAAATGATCATTCCTGATGGCAACACCATCATCGAGCCGGGCGATCAGATGATTCTTATTACATATTCAAAAGATGTTTCGCGGGCCAAGAAATTATTTAAATCCCGATAG